One segment of Cryptococcus neoformans var. grubii H99 chromosome 2, complete sequence DNA contains the following:
- a CDS encoding cytoplasmic protein: protein MNPPVAERYSDMSTSSVPHPATNIPPRRSSYSQSTAYLPTNLWFGNSPTYSQILSSSIGASTDGTDPEIMKRPLDSALPISPMNGMQPHLENAPSFIDSLAPKKARYDGLDPSVTGPGHGPIGVPPLSAQRPFGAPGTAPGVGQYNTHAASSFGGPASGSVNMGGVNQQQDHGGMNQAQQGANIPGMQQGASFGMMGMGGFGMGFPFNVGMQQSFHGAPIVSPSMNPNTMTGNYGPAAAAAAAAAAGNTTGRTVYVGNLPAEASVDELLNLVRFGPIEAVRLLPEKSCVFISFLDGSTAAAFHADACVKKLALHGQELKIGWGKPSMVHPAVATAVASSQATRNVFVGNLDPETNEQDLRNELSRFGPIDQVKIVRDKNIGFIHFLSISTAMKVVGTLPTEQGWEGKRVNYGKDRCAYVPKAQQDAVRQAQTQAMNAIAAQHQQATGSPFPAFSPMSTGFSNFPTPGPNTGFGSPAFAGNNFSPVVPGFTENGGMNQAGNRTIYLGNIHQDVTIEELCNHIRGGILHQVRYFPDKHIAFVTFVDPVAAMQFHQHAHATGLSIMQRRLKVGWGKHSGPVPSALLQAIQAGASRNVYIGQIADFSLFTEEKLRQDFGEFGEIDMINFLNEKGVAFVNFTSIQSAQKAIEGIKLKPEYSTLRISYGKDRCANPPRTTAGRPPMPHVGHESDPAIQIDNSAIEPGLYDENDAMLSYE from the exons ATGAACCCTCCTGTCGCCGAACGTTACTCCGATATGTCCACGTCCTCCGTCCCTCACCCTGCTACGAATATCCCTCCACGGCGGTCGTCATATTCCCAATCCACGGCATACCTCCCAACTAACCTTTGGTTCGGTAACAGCCCAACGTACAGCCAAATCCTCTCGTCATCGATCGGTGCGTCAACTGACGGTACAGACCCGGAGATTATGAAA CGACCTTTGGACTCCGCATTGCCCATCTCCCCCATGAACGGTATGCAACCCCACCTCGAAAACGCTCCCTCTTTTATCGATTCTCTTGCCCCTAAAAAGGCTCGATACGACGGCTTAGACCCTTCAGTTACTGGACCTGGTCACGGTCCTATTGGCGTTCCTCCATTATCCGCTCAGAGACCTTTTGGCGCTCCCGGTACTGCTCCCGGTGTTGGGCAGTATAACACCCATgcagcttcttcattcgGTGGCCCAGCGTCTGGTTCTGTCAACATGGGCGGAGTGAACCAGCAACAAGATCATGGCGGTATGAACCAAGCGCAGCAAGGAGCAAATATTCCGGGGATGCAACAAGGAGCGTCTTTTGGTATGATGGGTATGGGCGGATTCGGTATGGGTTTCCCTTTCAACGTGGGGATG CAACAAAGTTTCCATGGTGCGCCTATCGTGTCACCGTCCATGAATCCCAATACCATGACCGGTAACTACGgacctgctgctgctgctgctgccgctgccgctgctggAAACACGACAGGCAGAACAGTGTACGTCGGTAATCTTCCTGCCGAGGCCTCCGTCGATGAACTTCTCAACCTTGTTCGGTTCGGTCCCATTGAGGCTGTTCGTCTCCTTCCTGAAAAGTCCTGTgtcttcatttccttcctcgaTGGGTCTACCGCAGCCGCCTTCCACGCTGATGCTTGCGTCAAGAAGCTTGCTCTTCACGGACAAGAACTTAAAATCGGATGGGGTAAGCCCTCCATGGTACATCCTGCCGTTGCAACAGCTGTTGCGAGCAGTCAGGCGACCAGAAATGTGTTTGTTGGTAACCTGGACCCGGAGACAAATGAGCAGGACTTGAGGAATGAGTTGAGCAGGTTTGGACCTATCGACCAGGTCAAGATTGTGCGAGATAAGAACATCGGTTTTATCCACTTCTTGAGCATCTCTACGGCTATGAAA GTTGTCGGGACGTTGCCTACTGAgcaaggatgggaaggcaAGAGGGTCAACTACGGCAAGGATCGATGTGCCTATGTTCCTAAAGCCCAACAAGATGCCGTTCGACAAGCCCAAACCCAGGCGATGAACGCTATCGCCGCTCAACATCAACAGGCAACCGGCTCACCCTTTCCTGCATTTTCCCCTATGTCTACTGGATTCAGCAATTTCCCTACTCCTGGGCCTAACACTGGTTTTGGGTCGCCTGCTTTCGCTGGCAACAACTTTTCCCCTGTGGTTCCCGGGTTTACTGAAAACGGTGGGATGAACCAGGCTGGGAACAGAACTATCTACTTGGGTAACATCCACCAAGATGTTACTATTGAGGAACTGTGTAACCACATCCGAGGAGGCATATTGCACCAAGTCCGATACTTTCCCGACAAGCACATCGCT TTCGTCACATTTGTTGATCCCGTCGCCGCTATGCAATTCCATCAACACGCTCACGCCACCGGTCTTTCGATCATGCAGCGTCGTCTGAAGGTTGGATGGGGCAAGCACTCTGGTCCCGTCCCTTCTGCATTGTTACAGGCTATTCAGGCCGGAGCTAGCAGGAATGTGTACATTGGACAGATTGCAGACTTTTCGTTGTTCACTGAGGAGAAATTGAGGCAGGACTTTGGAGAGTTTGGTG AGATCGATATGATCAACTTCTTGAATGAGAAGGGTGTGGCGTTCGTCAATTT TACCTCTATCCAATCCGCTCAGAAGGCCATTGAGGGCATCAAACTCAAGCCTGAATACTCCACTCTTCGAATTTCCTATGGCAAGGACAGGTGTGCCAACCCTCCTAGGACCAC TGCCGGACGACCGCCAATGCCCCACGTGGGTCATGAGTCTGACCCCGCCATCCAGATTGACAACTCCGCCATTGAACCAGGTCTTTATGACGAAAATGACGCTATGCTCAGTTACGAATAG
- a CDS encoding cytoplasmic protein, variant: MKRPLDSALPISPMNGMQPHLENAPSFIDSLAPKKARYDGLDPSVTGPGHGPIGVPPLSAQRPFGAPGTAPGVGQYNTHAASSFGGPASGSVNMGGVNQQQDHGGMNQAQQGANIPGMQQGASFGMMGMGGFGMGFPFNVGMQQSFHGAPIVSPSMNPNTMTGNYGPAAAAAAAAAAGNTTGRTVYVGNLPAEASVDELLNLVRFGPIEAVRLLPEKSCVFISFLDGSTAAAFHADACVKKLALHGQELKIGWGKPSMVHPAVATAVASSQATRNVFVGNLDPETNEQDLRNELSRFGPIDQVKIVRDKNIGFIHFLSISTAMKVVGTLPTEQGWEGKRVNYGKDRCAYVPKAQQDAVRQAQTQAMNAIAAQHQQATGSPFPAFSPMSTGFSNFPTPGPNTGFGSPAFAGNNFSPVVPGFTENGGMNQAGNRTIYLGNIHQDVTIEELCNHIRGGILHQVRYFPDKHIAFVTFVDPVAAMQFHQHAHATGLSIMQRRLKVGWGKHSGPVPSALLQAIQAGASRNVYIGQIADFSLFTEEKLRQDFGEFGEIDMINFLNEKGVAFVNFTSIQSAQKAIEGIKLKPEYSTLRISYGKDRCANPPRTTAGRPPMPHVGHESDPAIQIDNSAIEPGLYDENDAMLSYE; encoded by the exons ATGAAA CGACCTTTGGACTCCGCATTGCCCATCTCCCCCATGAACGGTATGCAACCCCACCTCGAAAACGCTCCCTCTTTTATCGATTCTCTTGCCCCTAAAAAGGCTCGATACGACGGCTTAGACCCTTCAGTTACTGGACCTGGTCACGGTCCTATTGGCGTTCCTCCATTATCCGCTCAGAGACCTTTTGGCGCTCCCGGTACTGCTCCCGGTGTTGGGCAGTATAACACCCATgcagcttcttcattcgGTGGCCCAGCGTCTGGTTCTGTCAACATGGGCGGAGTGAACCAGCAACAAGATCATGGCGGTATGAACCAAGCGCAGCAAGGAGCAAATATTCCGGGGATGCAACAAGGAGCGTCTTTTGGTATGATGGGTATGGGCGGATTCGGTATGGGTTTCCCTTTCAACGTGGGGATG CAACAAAGTTTCCATGGTGCGCCTATCGTGTCACCGTCCATGAATCCCAATACCATGACCGGTAACTACGgacctgctgctgctgctgctgccgctgccgctgctggAAACACGACAGGCAGAACAGTGTACGTCGGTAATCTTCCTGCCGAGGCCTCCGTCGATGAACTTCTCAACCTTGTTCGGTTCGGTCCCATTGAGGCTGTTCGTCTCCTTCCTGAAAAGTCCTGTgtcttcatttccttcctcgaTGGGTCTACCGCAGCCGCCTTCCACGCTGATGCTTGCGTCAAGAAGCTTGCTCTTCACGGACAAGAACTTAAAATCGGATGGGGTAAGCCCTCCATGGTACATCCTGCCGTTGCAACAGCTGTTGCGAGCAGTCAGGCGACCAGAAATGTGTTTGTTGGTAACCTGGACCCGGAGACAAATGAGCAGGACTTGAGGAATGAGTTGAGCAGGTTTGGACCTATCGACCAGGTCAAGATTGTGCGAGATAAGAACATCGGTTTTATCCACTTCTTGAGCATCTCTACGGCTATGAAA GTTGTCGGGACGTTGCCTACTGAgcaaggatgggaaggcaAGAGGGTCAACTACGGCAAGGATCGATGTGCCTATGTTCCTAAAGCCCAACAAGATGCCGTTCGACAAGCCCAAACCCAGGCGATGAACGCTATCGCCGCTCAACATCAACAGGCAACCGGCTCACCCTTTCCTGCATTTTCCCCTATGTCTACTGGATTCAGCAATTTCCCTACTCCTGGGCCTAACACTGGTTTTGGGTCGCCTGCTTTCGCTGGCAACAACTTTTCCCCTGTGGTTCCCGGGTTTACTGAAAACGGTGGGATGAACCAGGCTGGGAACAGAACTATCTACTTGGGTAACATCCACCAAGATGTTACTATTGAGGAACTGTGTAACCACATCCGAGGAGGCATATTGCACCAAGTCCGATACTTTCCCGACAAGCACATCGCT TTCGTCACATTTGTTGATCCCGTCGCCGCTATGCAATTCCATCAACACGCTCACGCCACCGGTCTTTCGATCATGCAGCGTCGTCTGAAGGTTGGATGGGGCAAGCACTCTGGTCCCGTCCCTTCTGCATTGTTACAGGCTATTCAGGCCGGAGCTAGCAGGAATGTGTACATTGGACAGATTGCAGACTTTTCGTTGTTCACTGAGGAGAAATTGAGGCAGGACTTTGGAGAGTTTGGTG AGATCGATATGATCAACTTCTTGAATGAGAAGGGTGTGGCGTTCGTCAATTT TACCTCTATCCAATCCGCTCAGAAGGCCATTGAGGGCATCAAACTCAAGCCTGAATACTCCACTCTTCGAATTTCCTATGGCAAGGACAGGTGTGCCAACCCTCCTAGGACCAC TGCCGGACGACCGCCAATGCCCCACGTGGGTCATGAGTCTGACCCCGCCATCCAGATTGACAACTCCGCCATTGAACCAGGTCTTTATGACGAAAATGACGCTATGCTCAGTTACGAATAG